One window from the genome of Streptococcus parasanguinis encodes:
- the dinB gene encoding DNA polymerase IV, translating into MLIFPLVNDTSRKIIHIDMDAFFAAVEERDNPSLKGKPVVIGQDPRQSGGRGVVSTCNYEARKYGIHSAMSSKEALDLCPHAIFISGNYEKYREVGEQVREIFKRYTDLIEPMSIDEAYLDVTENKIQSKSAVKIARLIQHAIWEELHLTASAGVSYNKFLAKMASDYQKPHGLTVVLPEDAEDFLSKMDIAKFHGVGKKTVERLHEMGVYTGADLLAIPEMTLIDRFGRFGYDLFRKARGIHNSPVKSHRIRKSIGKERTYRKLLYAEDDILEEIANLSSKVAQSLEKHGKQGKTLVLKVRYGDFTTLTKRITLTEPTREAERINRSARQIFQEIESTNTGIRLLGVTMTNFVDHTELPLVEEKEND; encoded by the coding sequence ATGCTGATATTTCCATTAGTGAACGATACAAGTCGCAAGATTATTCATATTGATATGGATGCATTTTTTGCTGCCGTCGAAGAAAGAGATAATCCTAGTTTGAAGGGGAAGCCTGTCGTGATTGGCCAGGACCCTCGTCAATCAGGAGGGAGAGGTGTGGTCTCGACCTGTAACTATGAAGCACGGAAATATGGCATTCATTCGGCTATGAGTTCCAAAGAAGCGCTAGACCTTTGTCCCCACGCGATCTTTATCTCTGGAAATTATGAGAAATACCGAGAAGTGGGCGAGCAGGTTCGTGAGATTTTCAAGCGCTATACAGATCTGATCGAGCCCATGAGTATTGATGAAGCCTATCTAGATGTGACGGAAAATAAAATCCAGAGCAAATCAGCTGTCAAAATTGCTCGCTTGATTCAGCATGCGATCTGGGAAGAGCTGCATCTCACAGCTTCAGCAGGTGTCTCTTATAATAAGTTTTTGGCCAAGATGGCAAGTGACTATCAGAAACCCCATGGCCTAACGGTGGTCTTGCCGGAGGATGCCGAGGATTTCCTTAGCAAGATGGACATTGCCAAATTTCACGGGGTAGGAAAGAAGACAGTGGAGCGCCTGCATGAGATGGGGGTCTATACTGGCGCGGATCTTTTAGCCATTCCGGAGATGACCTTGATCGATCGATTTGGGCGCTTTGGCTATGATCTCTTTCGTAAGGCGCGAGGGATTCACAATAGCCCTGTCAAGAGCCATCGTATCCGCAAGTCGATCGGAAAAGAGCGGACCTACCGCAAGCTCCTCTATGCTGAGGATGATATTTTAGAAGAAATTGCCAATCTGTCCAGTAAGGTGGCCCAATCGCTGGAAAAACACGGCAAGCAAGGAAAAACCTTGGTCTTAAAAGTGCGCTATGGAGACTTTACCACCCTGACCAAGCGAATCACACTGACAGAGCCGACACGAGAGGCTGAGCGGATCAATCGTTCCGCTCGCCAAATTTTTCAAGAAATTGAATCGACAAATACTGGAATCCGCCTCTTGGGTGTCACCATGACCAATTTTGTCGATCATACTGAGCTGCCTTTGGTGGAAGAAAAAGAAAACGACTAG
- the recD2 gene encoding SF1B family DNA helicase RecD2, with protein sequence MEYYFSGTIERIIFENPSSFFRILLLDISDTDAEDFDDFEIIVTGTMADIMEGEDYTFWGELVHHPKYGEQLKISRYERAKPSSKGLVKYFSSDHFKGIGLKTAQKIVDLYGDDTIDKILKAPEKLEEITGLSKKNRLAFVEKLRQNYGTERILAQLANYGIPNKLAFQIQDFYKEETLQIVEQQPYRLVEDIQGMGFKIADQLAEELGIASDAPERFRAGLIHSLFSYSIETGNTYIEAKDLLRYTIDLLESARPVELDPSTVAQELGRLIEEDKVQNVDTKIFDNSLFFAEEGIRSHIGRLLEKGKQASFDSDKINQAIEAVEKDLGIRYDAIQKEAIHQAIQNKVFILTGGPGTGKTTVINGMISVYAQLHQLDLRKKQDLPILLAAPTGRAARRMNELTGLPSATIHRHLGMTGDDDTSHLDDYLDADFIIVDEFSMVDTWLANQLLSNIATDTKLLIVGDADQLPSVSPGQVLADLLQIPSIPQTKLEHIFRQSEDSTIVSLAGDIRQGKLPQDFTERKADRSYFEAGSEHIPKMIEQITSAALRSQIPARDIQVLAPMYKGQAGIDNINTLMQDLLNPAVKDQVVFDTPDCQYRDGDKVIHLVNDAESNVFNGDIGYITDLLPGKYTESKQDELTIQFDGNEIVYPRNEWYKIRLAYAMSIHKSQGSEFPVVILPITNQSHRMLQRNLIYTAITRSKSKLILLGEYSAFDYATKNTGTARKTYLVERFKDLDGGEATKTSSSAVANASATVESVPSKEGTVERKAEADEPTVYRLTEDNLHTISPMIGLTEEEIAAFFDIKQPN encoded by the coding sequence ATGGAATATTATTTTTCTGGTACTATTGAGCGCATTATTTTTGAAAATCCTAGCAGTTTTTTTCGAATCCTCTTACTCGACATTAGCGATACCGATGCCGAAGACTTTGATGATTTTGAGATTATTGTGACAGGAACCATGGCAGATATCATGGAAGGCGAAGACTACACCTTCTGGGGGGAGCTGGTCCATCATCCTAAATACGGAGAACAGCTCAAAATCAGTCGCTATGAACGTGCCAAACCCTCTAGCAAGGGCTTGGTGAAATATTTTTCCAGCGATCACTTCAAAGGAATTGGTCTCAAAACAGCCCAAAAGATCGTGGACCTCTATGGGGACGATACCATTGACAAAATTTTGAAGGCCCCTGAAAAATTAGAAGAAATCACAGGCCTCTCCAAGAAAAACCGCCTGGCTTTTGTAGAAAAACTCCGTCAGAATTACGGAACGGAGCGCATTCTCGCCCAACTAGCCAACTATGGCATTCCCAATAAATTGGCCTTTCAGATCCAGGATTTCTACAAGGAAGAAACCCTCCAGATCGTGGAGCAACAACCCTACCGATTGGTGGAAGATATCCAAGGCATGGGCTTTAAAATCGCGGACCAACTAGCCGAAGAATTGGGGATTGCAAGTGACGCCCCTGAGCGTTTCCGCGCGGGTCTGATCCACAGCCTTTTTAGCTACTCTATCGAGACTGGAAATACCTACATCGAAGCCAAGGACCTCCTGCGCTATACCATTGACCTGTTAGAATCAGCTCGGCCAGTAGAATTAGATCCTTCCACTGTCGCCCAAGAATTAGGACGCCTCATCGAGGAAGACAAGGTCCAAAACGTGGACACCAAGATCTTTGACAACAGCCTCTTCTTTGCGGAGGAGGGAATTCGTAGTCATATCGGTCGATTGTTGGAAAAAGGAAAGCAAGCTTCATTTGACTCTGATAAAATCAACCAGGCGATTGAGGCGGTTGAAAAAGATTTGGGGATTCGCTACGATGCGATTCAAAAAGAGGCGATTCACCAAGCTATCCAAAACAAGGTCTTTATCCTCACAGGGGGTCCTGGGACAGGAAAGACAACTGTTATCAATGGGATGATCAGCGTCTATGCCCAACTCCACCAGCTGGATCTTCGGAAGAAACAAGACCTGCCGATCCTCTTGGCTGCCCCAACGGGACGGGCAGCTAGGCGCATGAATGAGCTGACAGGACTTCCGAGCGCCACCATCCACCGGCATTTGGGGATGACGGGGGATGATGACACCAGTCACTTGGATGACTATTTAGACGCTGATTTTATTATTGTGGACGAGTTTTCCATGGTTGATACCTGGCTGGCTAATCAATTACTCAGCAACATCGCAACGGATACGAAACTCTTGATTGTGGGAGATGCCGACCAATTACCTTCCGTCAGCCCTGGTCAGGTCTTGGCTGATCTCTTGCAGATCCCAAGCATCCCTCAGACCAAACTGGAACATATTTTCCGACAGAGTGAAGACTCGACCATTGTCTCACTAGCAGGAGACATTCGCCAGGGTAAGCTTCCTCAAGATTTCACCGAACGAAAAGCCGACCGCTCTTATTTCGAAGCCGGAAGCGAACACATCCCTAAGATGATCGAACAAATCACTTCTGCTGCCCTTCGCAGTCAGATCCCTGCTCGAGATATCCAAGTCTTGGCACCCATGTACAAGGGCCAGGCCGGCATTGACAATATCAATACGCTCATGCAAGACCTTCTCAATCCAGCTGTCAAAGATCAGGTGGTTTTTGACACGCCAGACTGCCAATACCGCGATGGAGACAAGGTCATCCATCTGGTCAATGATGCAGAAAGCAATGTCTTTAATGGGGATATCGGCTACATCACCGATCTTCTCCCAGGAAAATATACAGAATCCAAGCAAGATGAATTGACCATCCAATTTGATGGTAATGAAATCGTCTATCCGCGCAATGAATGGTACAAGATTCGCTTAGCCTATGCGATGAGTATTCACAAATCGCAAGGGAGCGAATTTCCGGTAGTGATTTTACCCATTACCAATCAAAGCCACCGGATGTTGCAGCGCAATTTGATCTATACCGCCATCACGCGCTCTAAGAGCAAACTGATTCTCTTAGGAGAATACAGCGCCTTTGATTACGCCACTAAAAATACAGGCACAGCGCGCAAGACCTACTTGGTGGAGCGCTTCAAGGACCTAGATGGAGGCGAGGCAACCAAAACCTCATCTTCAGCCGTTGCCAACGCTTCTGCTACAGTCGAATCCGTACCAAGTAAGGAAGGGACTGTTGAAAGGAAGGCTGAAGCTGATGAACCGACTGTCTATCGACTGACAGAAGACAATCTCCACACCATCTCTCCTATGATCGGACTGACTGAAGAAGAGATTGCAGCCTTTTTTGACATCAAACAACCTAATTGA
- the lepB gene encoding signal peptidase I codes for MSKRSSKQSSSSPVVRFLKEWGLFSIIVGLIIASRIYLWAPVKVDGHSMDPTLADSEYLLVVNHLSIDRFDIVVANEKDDDGKTKDIVKRVIGLPGDTIQYDNDTLYINGKKTNEPYLKDYIARFKKDKLQSTYTGKGFEENGELFRQLANTAQAFTVDKDGNPKFTLKLLDDEYLLLGDDRIVSKDSRQVGAFKKEQIKGQAVFRLWPIYPFKTY; via the coding sequence ATGTCAAAAAGAAGTTCAAAACAGTCATCTAGCTCACCAGTGGTGAGATTCCTTAAAGAATGGGGCCTCTTCAGCATCATCGTTGGTCTCATCATCGCCTCTCGCATCTACCTCTGGGCTCCGGTCAAGGTGGACGGCCATTCGATGGATCCTACCCTGGCTGATAGCGAGTACCTCCTTGTGGTCAACCACCTCTCAATTGATCGTTTCGACATTGTCGTTGCCAATGAGAAAGATGACGACGGCAAAACCAAGGACATCGTCAAACGGGTCATCGGTCTTCCTGGTGATACCATCCAATACGACAACGATACCCTTTACATCAATGGGAAAAAGACCAATGAGCCCTATTTGAAAGACTACATCGCTCGTTTCAAAAAAGATAAATTGCAATCAACCTACACTGGAAAAGGCTTCGAAGAAAATGGAGAACTCTTCCGCCAATTGGCCAATACAGCCCAAGCTTTTACAGTAGACAAGGATGGCAATCCTAAATTTACCTTGAAATTGCTCGACGATGAATACCTCCTACTTGGAGATGACCGGATCGTTTCAAAAGATAGCCGTCAAGTCGGAGCTTTCAAGAAAGAACAAATCAAAGGACAAGCCGTCTTTAGACTATGGCCGATCTACCCTTTCAAAACTTATTAG
- the rnhC gene encoding ribonuclease HIII, giving the protein MESMTLTPTQEQILDFVHTYRRSLSQSKNPHMDYFFRLEGATVSIYKSGKVLLQGNDLTPYLAFFGQDAGNPKGSTTSSAGQDLAMIGTDEVGNGSYFGGLTVVASFVTPDQHDWLKKLGVGDSKTLDDRKIQQLAPLLEENIQHQALLLSPKKYNEVIASGYNAVSVKVALHNQAIYLLLNKGIQAERIVIDAFTTAKNYQKYVKAEKNQVTQAIDLEEKAEGKYLAVAVSSIIARNLFLQNLEDLGKELGFNLPSGAGAKSDQVAAKLLQTYGMKALDYCAKLHFKNTEKAKKLLER; this is encoded by the coding sequence ATGGAAAGTATGACACTCACTCCAACACAGGAGCAAATCCTTGATTTTGTCCATACCTATCGCCGTTCTCTCTCTCAAAGCAAGAACCCTCATATGGATTATTTCTTTCGACTAGAGGGAGCGACCGTTTCGATCTACAAGTCTGGAAAAGTCTTGCTTCAAGGCAATGACCTTACTCCTTACCTGGCCTTTTTCGGGCAAGATGCTGGGAACCCTAAAGGTTCTACTACTTCATCTGCAGGACAAGATTTAGCCATGATCGGAACCGACGAGGTTGGAAACGGCTCTTATTTTGGTGGACTCACCGTCGTTGCATCCTTTGTCACACCTGACCAGCACGACTGGCTCAAAAAGCTCGGTGTTGGGGATTCAAAGACCTTGGATGATCGAAAAATTCAGCAATTGGCTCCTCTCCTTGAGGAAAACATCCAGCACCAAGCACTCTTATTGTCTCCAAAGAAGTACAATGAAGTCATTGCTTCTGGCTACAATGCTGTTTCGGTCAAAGTCGCTCTGCACAATCAGGCTATCTATCTTCTATTGAATAAAGGAATCCAAGCAGAACGAATTGTGATCGATGCCTTTACGACGGCTAAAAACTACCAAAAATACGTGAAAGCTGAAAAAAATCAGGTCACCCAAGCCATTGATTTGGAAGAAAAAGCAGAAGGTAAGTATTTAGCTGTTGCAGTTAGTTCCATCATCGCCCGCAATCTCTTCCTTCAAAATCTGGAAGATCTGGGCAAGGAACTGGGCTTTAATCTCCCTAGTGGAGCAGGGGCGAAGTCAGACCAAGTCGCTGCTAAATTGCTTCAGACCTACGGGATGAAGGCTCTGGATTATTGTGCCAAACTCCATTTTAAAAACACAGAAAAAGCAAAGAAATTACTAGAAAGATAA